Sequence from the Corallococcus sp. EGB genome:
GACGTCATCAACGTCTACGGCCCCACGGAGAACACCACCTACTCCACCGCCCATCCCCTGGAGGGCACGGTGGACGACGGACGCCCCGTGCCCATCGGCCGGCCCATCACGAATACGCAGGCCTACGTGCTGGACGCCCTGGGCGCACCGGTGCCGGTGGGCGTGGCGGGCGAGCTGTACCTGGGCGGAGACGGTCTCGCCTGGGGCTACCTGCGCCAGCCCGCGCAGACCGCGGAGCGCTTCGTGCCGCACCCGTTCAGCACGACGCCTGGCGCGCGCCTGTACCGCACGGGAGACCGGGTCCGGTGGCGGCCGGATGGCGTGCTCGACTTCCTCGGCCGCACCGACTCGCAGGTGAAGGTGCGCGGCTTCCGCATCGAGCCGGGCGAGATCGAGGCCGCGCTCAAGGCCTCACCGGGCGTGGAGGACGCGGGCGTCGTCGTGCGCGAGGACACTCCCGGGGACAAGCGGCTCGTGGCCTACGTCGTCGGCGCGCGCATGGACGCGGGCGTGCTACGGGCGCACCTGACCGCGCGGCTGCCTGCGCACATGGTGCCCTCCGCGTTCGTGAAGCTCGAGCGGCTGCCGCTGAGCCCGTCAGGGAAGGTGGACCGCAAGGCCCTGCCCGCACCGGACACGCAGGCGGGCTTTGACACCTACGTGGCGCCGCGCGAGGGCTGGGAGACGCTGGTGGCGGAGCTGTGGGCGCCGCTGCTGGGCGTGGCCCGCGTGGGAGCGCACGACCACTTCTTCGAGCTGGGAGGCCACTCGCTCCTCGCCACGCGGGTGGTGTCGCGGCTGCGGGACGTGCTCCAGCGCGACGTGCCCCTGCGCCTGCTCCTGGAGGCCCCGACGGTGGCCCGGTTCGCGCAGCGGCTGGAGGCCCTCCAGAAGGGGGGCCTCGGCGCGCCGGTGCCGCCCATCGTCGCGGCGGCGCGGGACAAGCTGCGGCCCCTGTCCTTCGCGCAGCAGCGCCTGTGGTTCCTCGCGCGGTTGGATCCGCGAGGCAGCGCGTACAACGTGCCCTTCTTCTTCCACCTCGACGGTCCCCTGGACATCCCGGCGCTGGAGGGCGCGCTGGATGCGCTCATCCAACGGCACGATGTCCTGAGGCTCACCTTCAGCGAGGACGGGGGCCAGCCGGTGCAGCACGTCGTGGAGCACCGGCCGTTCACGCTCGCCCTGGAGTCGCTGGACGGGGACGCGCAGCTGCGCGCTCGCGCGGAGGCGGAGGTGAAGAAGCCCTTCGACCTGGAGCGCGGCCCCATGGTGCGCGCGACGCTGATCCGCACGGCGCCGGAGCGGCACGCGCTGCTGCTCGGCATGCACCACATCGTGTGTGACTTCGGGTCCATCCCCATCCTGGTGCGCGAGCTGAAGGCCTTCTACACGGCACGGCACCAGGGCGAGCCGTTGGACCTGGAGCCCCTGCCCATCCAGTACCCGGACTTCGCCGGTTGGCAGCGTCAGGTGATGACTGGGGAGGCCCTGGAGGCCCAGCGCGCGTGGTGGAAGCAGCACCTGGAGGGAGCGCCGCCGATGCTGGAGCTGCCCACGGACCGGCCGCGGCCGCCCGTGCAGACCTACCAGGGCCTCCAGCTTCCGCGTCCCCTGCCCGCCTCGTTCCCCGGCGCCGTGCAGGCCCTGGCGCGCGACGCGGGCGTCACGCCGTTCATGGTGCTGCTCGCGGGCTTCCACGCGCTGCTCGCGCGGCACAGCGGTCAGGACGACGTCGTCATTGGAACGCCCATCGCCGGGCGTGGCCAGCGCGAGGTGGAGAACCTCATCGGCTTCTTCACCAACACCCTGGCCCTGCGCGTGGACGCCTCCGGCATGGAGAGCTTCCGGGCGCTCCTGGGCCGTGTGCGGGAGGCCTGCCTGGGCGCCTATGCCCACCAGGACATGCCCTTCGAGCAGCTCGTGGACGCGCTGGTCCCCACGCGCGACCCGGGCCGCACACCGCTGTTCCAGGTGATGTTCGTCTTCCAGAGCGGCGGCGCGTCGTGGGAGCTGCCCGGCCTGCGTGTCAGCGCCGTGGACTTCGATCCGGGCATGGCGAAGTTCGACCTCACCCTCTTCGTGCGCGAGACGCCGGAGGGCTGGGGGACCCTCTGGGAGTACAACACCGCCCTCTTCGACGAGGCCACGGTGGCGCGGTTCGCGGACCACTACACACGGCTGCTCGAAGGAGCGCTCGCGGCACCGGACGCGCCCCTGGGCACCCTGCCCATGCTCGCGGACGCGGAGCGGCGGCAGCTCGCGGCATGGGCGCTCCAGCCCGCGGCCTTTCCCGCGGTGCCGAGCATCCACGCGTTCTTCGAGGCCACCGCCACGCGTACGCCCGACGCCGTCGCGGTGCGCTTCGGGGGTGCGACGCTGACCTACGGGGAGCTGGAGCGGCGCGCGAACCAGCTCGCGCACCATCTGCGCGAGCTGGGCGTGGGGACGGATGTCCGCGTGGGCATCCACCTGCGGCGCTCGCTGGAGCTGCCCGTGGCGGTGCTGGGCACGCTCAAGGCGGGAGGCGCCTACGTGCCGCTCGACCCGGCCTATCCACCAGAGCGGCTGACCGCGATGCTCCAGGCCTCGGGTGCGGCGGTGCTGCTCACCACTCGCGAGCTGCGCGATGTCCTGGGGTCCAGCGCGGCCCGGGTGTTGGAGTTGGACACGCAGGTGGACGTGCTGGCCCGCGAACCCGACACGCGCCCCGAGCCCAGGGGCACCGCGCAGGCGCTCGCCTACGTCATCTTCACCTCCGGCTCCACGGGGACGCCGAAGGGCATCGCGATGCACCACGAGGCGCTGGTGAACCTGCTGCACTGGCAGTTGGGGGACTCGGTGGCGCCCCGGGCGCGCACGCTCCAGTTCTCCGCGCTGAGCTTCGACGTGTCCTTCCAGGAGCTCTTCGCGACCTGGGCCGCGGGCGGTGAGCTGGTGCTCCTGACCGAGGAACTCCGCCGCGACGCCAGCCAGCTGCTCGCCCTGCTGGAGGGCGCGCGCATCGAGCGATTCTTCATGCCCTTCGTCGTGCTCCAGAACCTGGCGGAGGTCGCTGAGCGCGAGGGCCGCGCTCCCAGCCGCGTCCGGGAGATCATGGTGGCGGGAGAGCCGTTGCGAATGACTCCGGCGATCCGCCGCTTCATCAAGCGCGTGGGCGCGGTGCTGCACAACCACTACGGCCCCTCCGAAGCGCACGCGGTGACGTCGCTGTCGCTGAAGGGAGACCCGGACGCGTGGCCCGCGCTGCCCTCCATCGGCCGGCCGCTGCTCAACGTGGCCGTGCATGTGCTGGACGCGAACCTCCAGCCGGTGCCCCGGGGCGTCACGGGCGAGCTGTACGTGGGCGGCGTCCAGGTCGGACGCGGCTACCTGGATCAGCCAGGCCTCACGGCCGACCGCTTCCTCCCGGATCCGCGCAGCCCCACGCCCGGAGGCCGCCTGTACCGCACGGGCGACTGGGCCCGGTACCTGCCGGACGGCACGCTGGAGTTCCTCGGCCGGCGCGACGCGCAGGTGAAGGTGCGAGGCTTCCGCATCGAGCTGGGAGAAATCGAAGCAGCGCTGGCGCAGCACCCGTCGGTGCGGGACTGCATCGTCGACGCGAGGGACGACGGAAGCGGCCAGAAGCGACTGGTGGCCTGGGTGGTGGGCACCGGCGGGAAGGCGCCAGACGTCGGCGCGCTGCGAGGCTTCCTCCAGCAGCGGCTGCCGGAACACATGGTGCCCGCGCGCTGGGTGGCGATGGAGAAGTTCCCGCTGACGCCCTCGGGCAAGGTGAACCGCAAGGCGCTGCCCGCACCGCAGGGAGGCCGCGAGCCCACACGGACGCTGGTGGGCCCGCGGACGCCCCTGGAGCTGCAGCTCGTGCGCATCTGGGAAGAGGTGCTGGGCGTGCATCCCATTGGCGTGCGCGACAACTTCTTCGAGTTGGGCGGACACTCGCTGCTGACGCTGCGTGTGCAGTCCGCCATTCATGCCCGGCTGGGCCGGACGCTGCCGGTGGCGGCGCTGTTCCAGAACGCCACCGTGGAGCACCTCGCGGACACGCTCCGGGATGCCGCGCCCTGGACACCCCTGGTCGCGCTTCAGGAAGGCCGCGCGGACGTGCGTCCCTTCTTCTGCGTCCACGCGGTGGGAGGCAGCGTCGTGCCCTACGCGGAGCTGGCGCGTGCGCTGGGACCGGCTCAGCCCTTCTACGGGCTCCAGGCCAGCGGCCTGGATGGTGAGTCTCCACCGTGTGAATCCATCGAGGAGATGGCGGCGCTGTACGTGCGCGCCGTGCGCGAGGTCCAACCCCACGGCCCGTACCTGCTGGGCGGCTGGTCCCTGGGAGGCGCCGTCGCGTGGGAGATGGCCCACCAACTGCGGCGCGAGGGAGAGCCGGTGGCGCTGCTCGCGCTGCTCGACTCGTCCGCGAGCCTGCACTTCGGCAACCCGGACGACCTGAACGCGAAGGCACGGCTGAGCGCGAACTTCCTGGAGGATCTGCTGCGAGCCTCGGGACAGCCGCTGCCTCCGAGCGAAGGCCTCTCCTCCAGCCGGTGGAAGGAGGTGCTGGAAGAAGCGAGCCGGCCCCTGTTCGCCGCGGAGCAGTCGTTGCACCACCTGCGCCACGCGTTCGAGGTCCACCTGAACGCGGGCTGGGTCTACGAACCGCCGCCGGCCAGCGGCCCGTTCACGAGCTTCGAAGCGGAGGGCTCACGCTGGGACCACGGCTGGGCCGCCTACGCGCCCCCCGGCGGACTGGACGCGCACACAGTGCCTGGAGACCACTATTCCTTCCTCAAGCCCCCGCACCTCCAGGTGCTGGCCGCGAAGCTGCGGGAGGCCATCGCGAAGGCCGTGCCCGAGTGACCATGGGCCGGCACGCGCCGGCTCCGCCCTCCCCAGCGCTTCAGCAGCACCGGCCGCCTCCGGCGCGGTAGCGGGCCTGGAGGCGGTCGTTGAAGAACTCCGCGTAGGTCATCACCGGCCGGTCCGGATGATGCCGACGCATGTGAGCGACATAGGTGTCGTAGTCCGGTACGCCAATCATCGACCGCGCGGTGCGCACGGCCTCGCGCCAGCCGTTCCGGAGCACATGGATGAATGCGCGCCTCACGGCTTCACCGCGAGGTCGGCGGCCACGTAGGGTGTCTCGTGCGAGGTGGGCACCGGCGAACTCCGAGCCCGGAGCGCGGCGCGCACACCGAAGAGCACCGTCGCCACGACGACCCCCATGAAGAACACGGTGAGGCCCGCATCCAGGTAGTCATTGCGGATGATGGCCTCCATCTCCTCCACCGACTTCGCGGGAGCGATGAGGCGCCCTTCCGCCACCGCCTGGGAGAAGGCCCGCGCGTGGGCCACGAAGCTCACGCGCACGTCTCCACCGAGCACCTTCTGGAAGCCGGCGGTGAGGGTGCACAACACCAGCCACGCGGCGGGGATGCCGGGCACCCAGACGTAGCGCTCGCGCTTCATCTTCACCAGCGTCACGCAGCCCAGTGTCAGCGCCACCGCGGCGAGCATCTGGTTGGCGATGCCGAACAGCGGCCACAGCGTGTTGATGCCGCCCAGCGGATCCACCACGCCCTGGTAGAGGAAGTAGCCCCAGGCGGCCACGCACAGCGCGGTGGCCAGCAGGTTCGCGCCCCAGGACTCCGTGCGCTTGAGCGGCGCGTACACCAGGCCCGCCAGCTCCTGGATCATGAAGCGCCCCACGCGCGTGCCGGCGTCCACGGTGGTGAGGATGAAGAGCGCCTCGAAGAGG
This genomic interval carries:
- a CDS encoding YbdD/YjiX family protein, which gives rise to MHVLRNGWREAVRTARSMIGVPDYDTYVAHMRRHHPDRPVMTYAEFFNDRLQARYRAGGGRCC